In a genomic window of Lagopus muta isolate bLagMut1 chromosome 2, bLagMut1 primary, whole genome shotgun sequence:
- the DSTN gene encoding destrin has product MASGVQVADEVCRIFYDMKVRKCSTPEEVKKRKKAVIFCLSPDKKCIIVEEGKEILVGDVGVTVTDPFKHFVQMLPEKDCRYALYDASFETKESKKEELMFFLWAPEQAPLKSKMIYASSKDAIKKKFQGIKHECQANGPEDLNRACIAEKLGGSLVVAFEGSPV; this is encoded by the exons ATG GCATCTGGAGTGCAAGTTGCCGATGAGGTTTGCCGTATCTTCTATGACATGAAAGTGCGGAAATGCTCTACGCCTGAGGaagtgaagaagaggaagaaggctGTCATCTTCTGCCTCAGTCCAGACAAAAAGTGCATTATTGTGGAAGAAGGCAAAGAGATTCTAGTGGGAGATGTTGGTGTGACGGTTACTGACCCTTTCAAGCACTTTGTGCAGATGCTTCCCGAGAAGGATTGCCGTTACGCCTTGTATGATGCAAGTTTCGAGACCAAGGAATCCAAAAAAGAAGAGCTGATGTTCTTCTTGTG GGCACCAGAACAAGCACCTCTCAAAAGTAAGATGATCTATGCAAGCTCCAAGGATGCAATCAAAAAGAAGTTCCAAG GCATAAAGCATGAATGCCAAGCAAATGGGCCAGAGGACCTCAATCGAGCTTGTATTGCTGAGAAGCTAGGAGGCTCCCTAGTCGTAGCTTTTGAAGGAAGTCCCGTGTAG